DNA from Pantanalinema sp.:
GAAGATGGGCGCCATGGTGGCGTTGGCCGGCTGGAGGCGGAAGCCGCCCTTCTCCTTGTAGATGCGCTTGAGGGTGGCTTCGCCGCTCTCGAGCAGCGCCACGACGATCTCGCCGTCCCGGGCCGAGGCCTGGGGCTTCACGATGACCATGTCCCCCGGCATGATGTGGTCCTCGATCATGCTCTCGCCCGTGACCTCGAGCGCGAAGTTGCCGGTCGAGGCCCACATCCCCTTGAGGTCCAGGGTCTCGGTGGCGTCCTCGATGGCCTCGATGGGCGAGCCCGCGGCGATGCGGCCGGCGATGGGCAGGCGCGCGGTCTCGGCCGCGTCCTCGCGCGTCGGCGTGGCCACCATCGCCGGAGCGCCCATGTCCATGACCTGGATGGCGCGGTTCTTGCCCTTGTCCCAGCGGATCAGGCCGCGCTCGGCCAGGCCCGTCAGGTGGTAGTGGATGGTCGAGGTCGAGTGCACGCCGAGCGCCTCGACGATCTCGCGGATCGAGGGGACGTAGCCCCGCTCGGTGATGGAGCGACGCAGGAAGTCGAGGACCTCCTGCTGGCGCTTCGGCAGCTTGGTGTCGGACATGTCGCCCTCCGCGGAAGTTGAAACAAAGGTTCGAGAACTCCAATCTAGAAAAGAAGCGATCGCTTGTCAAGGAGCGGTCGAACGTTAAGGATATTTCAACCCGAGCTTGTCTTCCCTCTTGTCACCTCCGAAGCCGATCGTTTACACTGAGGCTGTTAGCACTCCTTCGATGTGAGTGCTAAGCCCTTCTAATCCAATCGTTCACCTTACGAGGAGGTTCACAACCATGGCCACTGCTACCGCGCAGCAGATCCGTCCTCTCGGCGATCGCATCGTCGTGAAGGTCGTCAAGGAAGAGAAGACGGCCGGCGGCATCGTCCTGCCCGACACCGCCCAGGAGAAGCCCCAGATCGGCGAAGTCGTCGCCGTGGGCTCCGGGCGTTTGCTCGACAACGGTGAGCGCGCCAAGATGGAAGTCGCCAAGGGCAACAAGGTGCTGTTCGCGAAGTACGCCGGCACCGAGGTCAAGCTCGAGGGCGAGACCTATCTCCTGATCAGCGAGAAGGACATCCTCGGCATCGTCGAGTAGTCCCCTTCCGGAAGTCTCATTCGTCAGCACCGATTCATCCTTTCAACCTAGAGGAGATTCAACCGATATGGCCAAGCAGATTCTGTTCGACGAGCAGGCCCGCCGCGCGCTCGAGCGCGGCGTCAACGCCGTCGCCGACGCCGTCAAGGTGACCCTCGGCCCCAAGGGCCGCAACGTCGTGCTCGAGAAGAAGTTCGGCGCGCCCCAGATCATCAACGACGGCGTGACCATCGCCAAGGAGAT
Protein-coding regions in this window:
- the lexA gene encoding transcriptional repressor LexA, which gives rise to MSDTKLPKRQQEVLDFLRRSITERGYVPSIREIVEALGVHSTSTIHYHLTGLAERGLIRWDKGKNRAIQVMDMGAPAMVATPTREDAAETARLPIAGRIAAGSPIEAIEDATETLDLKGMWASTGNFALEVTGESMIEDHIMPGDMVIVKPQASARDGEIVVALLESGEATLKRIYKEKGGFRLQPANATMAPIFVDRVQVQGRVIGVVRQVH
- the groES gene encoding co-chaperone GroES — protein: MATATAQQIRPLGDRIVVKVVKEEKTAGGIVLPDTAQEKPQIGEVVAVGSGRLLDNGERAKMEVAKGNKVLFAKYAGTEVKLEGETYLLISEKDILGIVE